From one Leishmania panamensis strain MHOM/PA/94/PSC-1 chromosome 11 sequence genomic stretch:
- a CDS encoding hypothetical protein (TriTrypDB/GeneDB-style sysID: LpmP.11.0550) — translation MSAVAAVAAAPGSTTWPKDALCYQCALRMSMLFDYPPPRTMGQLQPSLASEPVSALSDDTLPTLDDAHHPLFTLVHETPKSVRRYFCGALQPIVTTAGDLKAPLPTGTPKVNGPTAAESTAHGMLGGDSAPPYAVTWLCVACMGLYQFIDLIHAPLAAAAVRTSPFYDSEAITINVNINRSFTFTWLAVAIRYFDLNGTGTERPLPSSIVKEELNNFKDFYMSDLRARILPYLLDSHDSVAASSVLPAASSRTAQLPGLAVYVEAVGALLDSTREAGRRGAAGGEAVVKRARTEETAAFSEPVSSSRAAAPGCGATRPALVALQAFRYSGASESLVSDVFCRHHATEGLITEGHMPAAYCGNRSTEVLPYSVIYDYVVPYLTKAGWMPGTATAAAEGRQEDCRATARQAATVSFQVHHKNIYLMGRYRKMMRNMSQSPWFLHGQRIGSFSLQEVIANPVLPFFFPDMPAVPPEAPASPVLLTSEEGKLASAASVMVERGTHATRWQSVAPPVASSALVFGYKRYKFHSAGREDVDVRMLGEGRPFVLELISPIRERFTEDDLRCLEALISASYEGSIEVSQLRHTNADITVRLARHSESKVKQYRCVIWSSRAINDAAADPHVRAIHAMKDLSIQQKTPLRVLHRRSLHWRPRLIHSMRLTPLNPHWFLLDLETQAGTYVKEFVHGDMGRTTPHLGMLLNARTDIIQLDVVGMAMHDLDQE, via the coding sequence ATgtctgctgtggctgctgtggctgcagcacctggcAGCACTACCTGGCCAAAAGATGCACTATGCTACCAGTGTGCTCTTCGAATGTCAATGTTGTTTGattacccccctccccgaaCGATGGGACAGCTTCAGCCTTCCCTCGCATCCGAACCTGTCTCTGCCCTCTCTGATGACACACTGCCGACGCTGGACGATGCCCATCATCCACTGTTCACGCTCGTCCACGAGACGCCTAAGAGTGTACGTCGCTACTTTTGCGGTGCTCTACAACCGATTGTCACCACGGCAGGCGACCTGAAAGCACCACTTCCAACTGGGACACCCAAAGTAAACGGGCCCACAGCCGCGGAGTCGACGGCGCATGGCATGCTCGGCGGGGATTCTGCCCCCCCATACGCAGTAACATGGTTGTGCGTTGCGTGCATGGGGCTGTACCAGTTCATTGACCTCATTCACGCCCCCttggcggctgctgcagtgcggaCAAGCCCGTTTTACGATTCTGAAGCCATCACCATCAACGTCAACATTAACCGTAGCTTCACCTTCACATGGCTGGCTGTGGCAATCCGTTACTTCGACCTCAACGGGACCGGCACAGAACGCCCGTTACCGTCATCGATtgtgaaggaggagctgaacaATTTCAAAGACTTTTACATGAGCGACCTGCGTGCGCGCATTCTCCCCTATCTGTTGGACTCGCATGACAGTGTAGCGGCCTCAAGCGTGTTGCCGGCAGCCAGTTCGCGAACCGCGCAGCTTCCTGGGCTTGCCGTGTATGTTGAGGCTGTTGGAGCGTTGTTGGATAGTAcgagggaggcggggaggaggggggccgctggaggagaggccGTCGTCAAACGTGCACGAACCGAGGAGACTGCCGCTTTTTCTGAGCCGGTGAGCTCTTCTcgggctgctgcgccaggcTGCGGTGCAACCAGGCCTGCTCTTGTGGCGCTGCAAGCGTTTCGCTACAGCGGGGCGAGCGAGAGCCTCGTTAGCGATGTGTTTTGTCGTCATCACGCCACAGAGGGCCTGATCACAGAGGGGCACATGCCCGCCGCATACTGCGGAAACCGCTCCACCGAAGTGCTTCCCTATAGTGTTATCTACGACTACGTAGTTCCGTATCTCACCAAGGCTGGATGGATGCCAgggacagcgacggcagcggccgaGGGACGCCAAGAGGATTGTCGAGCGACTGCTCGACAGGCAGCCACGGTTTCCTTCCAAGTGCATCACAAGAACATCTACCTCATGGGGAGGTATCGCAAAATGATGCGCAACATGTCACAGTCCCCGTGGTTTCTGCATGGGCAGCGCATTGgctcattctctctccagGAGGTCATTGCAAACCCGGTgctgcctttcttttttccgGATATGCCTGCCGTACCTCCCGAGGCCCCGGCGTCGCCGGTGTTGCTCACCAGTGAGGAAGGGAAGTTGGCGTCAGCTGCATCTGTGATGGTAGAGCGCGGTACCCACGCCACACGCTGGCAGTCTGTCGCCCCGCCTGTCGCTTCATCCGCTCTCGTCTTTGGCTACAAGCGCTACAAGTTTCACAGCGCCGGTCGCGAGGACGTGGATGTGCGGATGCTCGGTGAGGGGAGGCCGTTTGTGCTGGAGCTCATTTCGCCGATCCGTGAGCGCTTTACCGAGGATGATCTGCGCTGCCTTGAGGCGCTGATCTCCGCCAGCTACGAGGGCAGCATAGAAGTGAGTCAACTGCGACACACGAATGCGGACATCACCGTCCGCCTGGCCCGTCATTCGGAGAGCAAGGTGAAGCAGTATCGCTGTGTCATCTGGTCCAGCCGTGCCATCAACGACGCGGCAGCCGATCCTCACGTGCGTGCTATTCACGCGATGAAGGACTTGTCGATCCAGCAAAAGACGCCCctgcgtgtgctgcaccgccgctcaCTGCATTGGCGGCCGCGGCTGATTCACTCGATGAGGCTGACACCCCTCAACCCGCATTGGTTCCTGCTCGATCTCGAGACCCAGGCTGGAACGTATGTGAAGGAGTTTGTGCATGGCGATATGGGGCGCACAACGCCGCATTTAGGTATGCTGCTGAATGCCCGCACAGATATTATTCAGCTGGATGTCGTTGGGATGGCCATGCACGACCTTGACCAAGAGTGA
- a CDS encoding hypothetical protein (TriTrypDB/GeneDB-style sysID: LpmP.11.0560) gives MTLEAMRKQGGGHSPPAPHPPPSSSSSARVFGAFSCGSLRHRFWRARRGVRRFRTLSCVLGVATICFFFCCVVLTQTQGWGWDWYGDGVAVFRKQQGLNEAHHRFRCLRTEELVFSAKRFAEDPLEAIYALMFQTSSATTPSQPYAFRPEWVMLNGGASEGRMNSVERLSAYCAARVAERPSWRTASWQQASASNTSAFSVSVSPRYLANASYTATGSPVCLRSGRIYLTDAPIRAGIAEFQAAELEVLSLTDDLLSPPSSHASDAVVRVVPAMAVLLRGAWIATHFFHLVTDALEALHSTYQTWQDGVLLRIPTQTVLLHQPESNWADRHGDTHGKMELSAALANAFSSPELAHGSPYNSSFLLRTTSRHCAELEVNATAAVAPAPASRETPPRESLATAPTVCFCDALLVTTHRLPVLKRDMLYGIQDWAARQFRASPYGVNRSVQKMERLRLQHTSLSWTSTLWGFGAYVASPLSPSYRPRALFVHRTTRLIANASRYAEWMREAGFRVEEVYLENHTAAQQYHLGRYADIVVGMHGLGIGHAMWMERSPPRCRTVIEFRPWVIASMPTQPVLILERAMQYHFVIIPPIDVCFGPSVANPAEERELLLSAARMVNAFRYPSFTDQIAIYDDERVKRVIADVRQHLERCLPP, from the coding sequence ATGACGTTGGAGGCGATGCGCAAgcaaggaggggggcattcgcctcctgcgcctcacccaccaccatcctcctcctcctccgcaagGGTGTTTGGGGCGTTCAGTTGTGGCTCACTGCGTCACCGGTTTTGGCGCGCTCGCAGAGGCGTACGCCGTTTCCGCACTCTTTCCTGCGTGCTCGGTGTCGCCACgatttgtttcttcttctgctgtgtAGTCTTGACACAGACACAAGGGTGGGGATGGGACTGGTACGGCGATGGCGTGGCGGTCTTTCGGAAGCAGCAAGGACTCAACGAAGCTCATCATCGCTTCCGCTGTCTACGGACAGAGGAGCTTGTCTTCTCGGCGAAGCGCTTCGCTGAAGACCCCCTCGAGGCCATCTACGCGCTGATGTTCCAGACGTCTTCAGCGACTACACCTTCACAGCCATACGCGTTCAGGCCAGAATGGGTTATGCTCAACGGTGGCGCGTCTGAGGGGAGGATGAACAGTGTAGAAAGACTCTCGGCCTACTGTGCGGCGCGCGTGGCAGAGAGGCCTTCATGGAGGACCGCTAGCTGGCAACAGGCAAGCGCGTCAAACACATCCGCGTTCAGCGTTTCAGTTTCGCCGCGCTACTTGGCAAACGCCAGCTACACTGCCACTGGAAGCCCGGTGTGCCTCCGTTCTGGGCGCATCTACCTGACAGATGCGCCCATCCGTGCAGGGATTGCCGAGTTTCAGGCCGCTGAGTTGGAAGTTCTTTCTTTAACGGATGACCTGCTCTCCCCACCGTCCTCTCACGCATCTGACGCTGTAGTGAGGGTTGTGccagcgatggcggtgctTCTTCGTGGAGCGTGGATTGCCACTCACTTCTTCCACCTCGTCACTGATGCCCTTGAGGCGCTCCACAGCACCTACCAAACCTGGCAGGATGGCGTTCTGCTGCGCATCCCTACCCAAACGGTACTGCTACATCAGCCAGAGTCGAACTGGGCGGACCGCCACGGGGACACACATGGGAAGATGGAGCTAAGCGCGGCGTTAGCGAACGCATTCTCGTCGCCGGAGCTTGCCCACGGGTCTCCGTACAACAGCTCGTTTCTTTTGCGTACGACGTCCCGTCATTGTGCAGAGCTCGAGGTCAACGCaacggctgcggtggcgcccGCACCGGCATCGCGGGAGACACCGCCGCGAGAGTCTCTGGCCACTGCGCCCACTGTGTGTTTTTGCGACGCCCTCCTCGTGACTACACACCGTCTTCCTGTGCTGAAGCGTGACATGCTTTACGGCATTCAGGATTGGGCTGCCCGGCAGTTCCGGGCCTCACCGTACGGTGTAAATCGATCTGTGCAGAAGATGGAGCGactgcgactgcagcacacgTCGCTTTCGTGGACCTCGACGTTGTGGGGATTCGGCGCCTACGTGGCTTCTCCACTGTCGCCGTCGTATCGACCGCGAGCTCTATTTGTACACCGCACAACCCGACTGATCGCCAATGCGTCCCGCTACGCAGAGTGGATGCGGGAGGCGGGGTTTCGGGTAGAGGAAGTATACCTGGAAAACCACACGGCTGCACAGCAGTATCACCTAGGCCGCTACGCGGACATTGTGGTGGGCATGCATGGGCTCGGGATCGGCCATGCAATGTGGATGGAACGCTccccgcctcgctgccgcaccgtcATCGAGTTCCGCCCGTGGGTGATTGCTTCTATGCCAACGCAGCCAGTCCTCATCCTTGAGCGGGCTATGCAATATCACTTCGTCATTATTCCACCGATCGACGTGTGCTTTGGCCCATCGGTTGCGAATCCGGCGGAGGAACGAGAGCTCTTGCTGTCAGCAGCGCGGATGGTAAACGCCTTTCGCTATCCAAGCTTCACTGACCAAATTGCCATCTACGATGATGAAAGGGTGAAGCGTGTTATTGCGGATGTCCGCCAGCATCTTGAGCGCTGCTTGCCGCCATAG